The Gammaproteobacteria bacterium genome includes the window AAAATGGCCGTTTTAATTCAGCTTGCTGCTGAGAGTGATCTGCCTGCCAATAAAATAAAAGTCGCTGACAAACAGTTGGATATAAAACCGATTTTATCCGCTGAATTATTGCGTTTGGCACGTTGGACAAGCCGTTATTATCAACACCCTATTGGTGAGGTGGTGCAGTTGATGTTGCCGCTGGCGCTGCGTTCAGGTGAGGCTTTGCAGAGCCGTGGTGAATCCGTTTGGTCTTTGAGCAACACAGGTAAAGAAGCCGATTTAAAACGCGCCCCAAAACAGCAGCAGATCGTAACCGCACTGCAAAGCCAGCCTCTGTCGGCGGGGGAGCTGAATCAGCGCATGTCGTCGTGGCGCACGCCGATGAAGTTGTTGCGAGAAAAAGGCTTGGTGCTGGAAACGGAGCTGCCCTGTTTGACGGTCTCGCAAAACGCCGGAAAAGAGCAGGCTAAAAAAGCCAACGCCGAACAGCAGGTCGCCATTGATGTGGTGGCTGAAAAATTGGGACATTTTGTGCCTTTTTTATTGGAGGGCATTACTGGCAGCGGTAAAACGGAAGTGTACTTGCAATTGATCGAACCGGTTTTAAAGCAGGCTCAGCAGGTGTTGCTGCTGCTGCCGGAGATCAGCTTGACCCCGCAGATTGTGAGCCGTTTTGAGCGCCGTTTTGCGGTGCCAATTGCAGTGATGCATTCGGGTCTGAACGAAGGTCAGAGGCTCTGCGCGTGGCAGATGAGCGCGACGGGTGAGGCAAAAATTGTCATTGGCACCCGCTCGGCGGTGTTTGCGCCGTTAAAAAATCTCGGCCTGATTATTGTCGATGAAGAGCACGATGGCTCGTTTAAACAGCAAGAGGGCTGTCGTTATCACGCTCGGGATCTGGCGGTGGTGCGGGCTTCACAGACCGAGGTGCCGATTCTGTTGGGCAGTGCTACGCCGTCGTTGGAGAGTTTGAAAAATGCGCTGTCGGGTCATTACCGGCATCTGTTTTTAAAACAGCGCGCCGCCGCTGCGCGTTCGCCGCGCATTCGCATGTTGGATCTGCGCGCACAAAAACCGCAGCAAGGATTGGCAGCAGGAATGCTGCATGAGATGGAAAAACACCTCGATAATCAGGGGCAGGTGTTGCTGTTTCTGAATCGGCGCGGGTTTGCGCCAGTGCTGTTTTGTCAGGCCTGTGGTTGGATGGCCGACTGCCCGCGCTGCGATGCCCACACCACGGTTCACCACCGCAGTGGTCGCTTGCGCTGTCATCATTGCGGTTACGAACGGCCTAAACCGCAGCGGTGCGGCCAGTGTGGTGAGGATCAATTGGTGGCGCTGGGGCAGGGCACGGAACGCATTGAACAGGTGTTGTTGGCGCGGTTTCCCAACCGTCATGTGGTGCGCATTGATCGTGACAGCACCCGTCGCAAGGGCGAGTTGGAGCAGAAGCTGGCCAGCGTTAAAAAGGGGGAGGCGGATATTTTAATCGGTACCCAGATGCTGGCCAAAGGGCATCATTTCCCCAACGTTACTTTGGTGGGTTTGTTGGACATTGATCAGGGGCTGTTCAGTGCTGATTTTCGTGCTCAAGAGCAGTTGGCGCAGTTGCTGGTGCAGGTGGCGGGGCGCGCAGGGCGAGGAGAAAAAGCCGGTGAGGTGTTGATCCAAACCCATCAACCGGATCACCCGCTGCTGTTGCAATTGATTAAAGAGGGCTATGCGGCGGTGGCCAAAACCTTGTTGGCCGAGCGGCAGCTGGTGGGTTTTCCGCCTTTTGCCCGTCTGGCCATTGTGCGCGCCGAGGCGGTGGCGGAGACGCAGGCGTTGGACTTTTTGCAGCAGGTGGTCGATGAGTTACAAACATGGCCTTTTGAGCAAGTGCAGTTGTTGGGGCCAGTGCCTGCGCCGATGGAGCGTCGTTTGGGGCGTTATCGAGCGCAGTTGTTGATTAAAGCGGATCAGCATAAAACCGTGCAGCCGTTGTTGGCGGCGTTGCGACCGTGGTTGGAGGCGAATCGGCTGGGGCGCAAGGTGCGTTGGTCGTTGGATATTGATCCGCTGGATTTGTTGTGACGAGCAGAGAGGGCAGCCACAAGGGACTGCCCCTACCGATTGCTCGTTGTTAAATCAGCGTTAGGGTGGATTAGTTGAGAGGGGGGATTTAGGATTTTTTGGCTTGAATATGCGTGAAGCGTGGCCGATACTCTGAGTTCGCAACCTGTGCTGGGGGAGTGTTATGAGTTGGCTTAAATTATCATTGAAAGTGGTTCTCTCTGTCGCTGTCATGCTGAGCGTTTTTCTGTTCCTCAACAGTGAAATACGCGAGCGTTATGCCTTTTGGGATGACGATCCTGAGCGTGGTGCGCTGGCAATGGGCGAAGATGTCTTTGAAGAGAGTTTCTCCACTCCTACGTATTTGCCCCAAGGTTGGGATGCCAGCCAGAGCCTGTGGTTTTACAGCGCCACGCAAGGCTCTGATATGATTCCCTATGACTTCTTTATGGCACTGGAGCAGCACGATTCGCCGCGTTGGTTTCGAGATGCGGCCAATATGAACCGGTATCGTTATTTACCGCAGAAAAAGAGTTTTAGTAACCCCGATGCGTTGCCAGTGGGGTTTGTAAAAGACGTTTATCAAGGCAGGGAGTATTTGGGGTTTACCTGTGCTGCGTGCCACACCGCGCAGATTAATTATCAAGGTGAAGCGATTCGCATTGACGGTGGGCCGTCGATGGCGAACATGAACCAGTTTATGCTGGATTTAGCTCAATCGCTGCAGGTGACTGCTCAGAATGAGGTTAAAAAAGCCCGCTTTGTCAGACAAGTTTTGGCGCGTAACGGTGTGACCCGCACCATCAGTGGGGGCGTGATTACAGCTCAGCGACAGAGGTGGAAGCGGATCTGCTCACTTACATCTCGCGGATCAACAGTTACAACACCATTAACCACCCCGGTTCGACCCAATACGGTTACGCTCGCTTAGATGCCTTTGGGCGCATCTACAACCGTGTCTTGGAGCATGTGTTGATGCGCAAAGACATTACGTTTGCCCTGCAACAGGTGCTGGATGACGAGCAGGTGAAAGCGGTGTTGGGCGAGCTGGATGCCGGTTTGGTGCAAAACGGTGAGTTTGATCATCTGCTGGCTAAGTTAGATGTTCTGTTGCAGGCAAAAAAAATCCGCCGAGCAGACATTGTAAAACTGCGTGATCTGCTCTTTATCAAAGCCAATGCGCCGGTCAGTTATCCGTTTTTATGGGACATCGCTCAATCCGATTATGTACAGTGGAACGGCATTGGCGATAACGGCACTCTGGGGCCATTGGGACGCAACAGCGGCGAAGTGGTAGGGGTGTTTGGTACCTTGGATTGGCAGAAAAAACCGGGGTTTTCCATCTCTTCGCTGATTTTGGGTGACGGTAAAGATCGCTCTCATATCCGTTATCGCTCCTCTTTGGATAAACGCAATTTGCGTTTGATCGAGTCTCAATTGGCGCAGTTGCAGTCACCGCAGTGGCCAGAGAAGATTTTGGGCAAGATTGATCAACAGCGGGCGGTGCGTGGTTCTGAATTGTATGATGAGTATTGCCTTAGCTGTCACGCAAGGATTGATCGTGCTGATCCAGATCGGCGCGTGATTGCCAACTTTACCAAGCTGGAGACGATTGGCACTGATCCGCAAATGGCGAGCAACGCCGCGACCTACACCGGTCGCAGTGGCATCGTTGGTGGTCTGACTCAATCCACGCCGGTGGGCAAACTCTATTTGCAAGATGAAGCTGCGGTGGTTTCTATTTTGACTTTGGCGACGACGGGGGTGGTGGCGACGCCTGACCCAGACCTGTGGGCACCCACTCGGTTTGCCGAGTGGGCTTATACTTTGATCACCGCTTTGTTGAGCAACAATGTGGAGAGCACGATCAAACGAGGTGATTATAATCCTGATACTACGGTTGAGCCTTTTGCCTCGCTGAAAGCTTACAAAGGGCGGCCATTGAACGGCATCTGGGCGACGGGACCTTATCTGCATAATGGCTCGGTACCCACTTTGTATGATCTGTTGTTGCCTGCTAAGGCGTTGGATGATTGGGATGAAGAGATCCGACCCACACGGTTTAGCGTGGTGTACCGTGAATTTGATCCGCGTAAAGTGGGCTTTGTTAATCGCCCTTCTGCGGATCGAGCCTTGATGTTTGAAACCGATAAAAAAGGTAACAGCAATGCGGGGCATGAGTACGGTACTGATGAGTTGGATGGTGAAGAGCGTTTGGATTTGGTGGAATACCTAAAAACTTTGTAAGGGCTTTATCATGAGCACGAATTATTTGCAGTTGTACGATCAAGCGTCAGAGGCGGAGAAGTACCCGCTGGTGAAACAGTGGATTGATGAAGAGCCATTGGCCTTTTTCAAGCAGTTGCGTGAAGAGCGCCCCATTTTGGATACGCCCGAGTTTACCGTTTTAAGCCGCTTTGACGATGTGACGGAAGTATTGGGAATGCCGAAGGTCTTCACCGTTGATCTTTATAAACCGAAGATGGCGGATTACTTGATGGCGCACGACGATGATGCATTGCATTATCGAGAAAAATCCTTGATGCAGTCGTTATTGAATCGAGACGATTTGCCGCACATTCGTCAACTGGTGGCGGACATTGCCAATGAAATTCTCGATCAAGCGGATGGCAAACTGGAGCTGGCGTACGGTTACTCGCGGGCAGTACCGGCGGTGATGGTGCAGCGTTATTTTGGTTTGCGCGGCAGCAAGCGCGAGGATCTGATTCGCTGGTCGTATTGGAATCAGTACGATGCCTTTCATAACCAGCCTTTTAATCTGAATTCAGCGGAAAAAACCCAGCACATTACCGATGAACACGACAAAGTGTCTGCTGAGTTGGGTGCTTACATTGCCAAATTGATGGTGCGTCGGGCGCTGTTTGTCAATATTGAAAAAGTCACCAATGTGATTTTAGCGCCGCTGTTGATGGTAGGGCGTTTGTTGCGGCACTTGACGGGGCGGACCAAAAAAGGTCTGCAAGACGACATGGTGACGCGCATGTTGCGGATGAAGTTTCCTAAGGAGTACGATTTTAATATCGTCCGTTTGGGCATCAATGCCGGTGGTTTGTTGATCGGTTCTATTGAGACGACTTCACAGGCGGTGTCGCAGATTGTGGCGTATATGTATGAACATCCTGACGTGTTGCAACAGGCGCAACGGGCAGCTCGGGCAGCCGATCCGGCGGCGTTTGATGCGATTGTTTGGGAGACGTTGCGTTATGTGCCCATCGGTCCGTTTCTGTTTCGTAAGGCGGCCAGCGATTACACCGTCGGTCGGGGTACAGAGCGCGAGACCACCATTCCAAAGGGCAAGGTGGTCTTAGCGGCCACGTTATCAGCGATGTTTGATCCTCTGATTTTTGAGCGTCCCGATGAGTTTTTGCCCACGCGCAACTGGTATCACTATTTTCATTTCGGTTTTGGCTCTCACGAGTGTTTGGGCAAATACATCGGTATGGTGATGATTCCTGAGATGGTGCGCCAATTGCTGCGGCGTGAGGAGGTGCGACCCAGTGCTGAAATTGACTATCAGGATGGCCCGTTTCCAGAGAACTACCCATTCATCTGGAGGAAATAATGGGGCTAAAAACCAACTAAAATCGTCAGGTTTTGTCTGGTTTTTAGCCTAATATCTGAAAAAACGTTGTCCTAGCGCAAATAACCTCAAAAAATACCCGTGTGATTTGTCATCCTAGGCTCAATTGCTATATTATGCCGCCACCGCGTTTGTTTCGCGGATTAGGTTTTCGGCATTGGATGAGGTAGAGGAATATGGCGCAAACAGGTGTGGTACTGTCCACGGAACAGTACAACTACGACATCATTAAGAAATTCTCGATTATGGCCGTCTTTTGGGGCGTGCTCGGGATGTCAACGGGTGTCTACATTGCCAGCGAATTAGCTTGGCCTTTTTTAAACTTTGATACCGCTGAAATTACGTTCGGTCGTTTGCGCCCTGTGCATACCACCTTGGTGATTTTTGGTTTTGGCGGTAACGCTCTTTTCGCGACTTCGTATTATGTCGTGCAACGGACGTGTCAAACTCGCCTTGCAGGCGGGAATGGTTTGGCCATGTTTACCCTGATTGGTTGGAACATTGCCATTCTGGCGGGCGCACTGACCTACCCAATGGGAATTACCCAGTCTCGTGAATACGCGGAATTTGAATGGCCGATTGATCTGTTGATCGCGGTGGTTTGGGTGGCGTATCTGTGGATTTATACCATGACCCTGCGCAATCGAACTCAGGCGCACATCTATGTGGCCAATTGGTTCTATCTGGGTTTCATTTTAGCTACAGCACTGCTGCACATCTTCAATAACTTAGCGATGCCGGTCAGCTTGACCAAATCGTACAGTCTGTTTGCCGGTGTGCAAGACGCCATGACGCAGTGGTGGTACGGGCATAACGCCGTGGGCTTCTTCCTGACAGCGGCTTTCTTAGGCATGATGTATTACTTTGTGCCTAAGCAAGCCGGTCGTCCCGTTTACTCCTATCGTTTGTCGGTGTTGCATTTCTGGGCTTTGAGCTTTATGTACATGTGGGTCGGTGGTCATCATTTGCATTGGACATCACTGCCGGATTGGACCTCCTCCTTGGCGGCATCCTTCTCTATTATTCTTTTGATCCCTTCTTGGGGCGGCATGATCAATGGCATCATGACCCTTTCTGGTGCGTGGGATAAGTTGCGTTCTGATCCGATTATGATGTTTATGATTACCGCTCTGTCGTTCTACGGTATGTCTACCTTTGAAGGGCCGATGATGGCGCTGAAAAGTGTCAATGCGTTATCTCACTACACCGATTGGACCGTGAGCCACGTTCATTCCGGTGCGTTGGGTTGGGTGGCCATGATCAGCTTTGGTTCGTTCTACCATATGATTCCACGCCTTTACGGCATGAAGAAGATGTACAGCGAAAAACTGATCTATGTGCATTTCTTCTTGGCCACCATTGGTACCGTGGTGTACATCACCGCCTTGTGGGTCTCTGGTATTGGCCAAGGCCTGATGCTGCGTGCCTTCGATGAGTACGGTAATTTGGCGTACACCTTTATTGAGTCTGTCAGTTTCATGCATCTGCCGTTGGCAACCCGTGCATTGGGTGGGGCGTTCTTTGTTACCGGTATGATCATTATGGCGTACAACGTCTACAAAACCATTCGCATGGCGAAAGAGGTTGATCAAGCGGGTGTGAACAACATCCCTTCCAAAATGCCTGAAGCAGCCAAAGCTTAATTCTGAGGAGAATATAGAACAATGATTAAGCATGAGACGATTGAAACAAACTCAGGCCTCCTTCTGGTTTTGACCTTGGTGGCGATTGGCATTGGTGGCTTGGTTGAGATTGTGCCGCTGTTTCACATCAACGACACCATCGAGAAGGTGGTGGATGAGAACGGCAAACAGATGGTGCGGCCTTACACGCCTTTGGAACAAGCGGGGCGTGATATTTACACACGCGAAGGCTGTTACTTGTGCCATTCACAGCAGATTCGTCCCTTCCGTGATGAAGCACTGCGTTACGGCCATTACTCATTGGCAGCGGAGTCGCAATACGATCATCCGTTCCAATGGGGTTCGATGCGTCGTGGGCCGGATCTGGCACGTGTTGGTGGTAAGTACTCCAACGCTTGGCATGTGGCGCATCTGGATGCACCGCGTTCTGTGGTACCCGAGTCGATTATGCCCAACTACCCTTGGTTGTTAAAAACCGAACTGAACTACGCGGATTATGCAGATAACTTGTCTGCTCTGCGTTCGGTGGGTGTGCCTTACTCGGTCAACGAAACTGAATATCAGGCTAATGTTGAGAAGTTTGGTGAGGATGTGGCTCCTTCGTTGGTTATTGCGGATGCAGTGAAAAATTTGGAAGCGCAGGCTAACAAGAACAACTATGACGGCAATGCCGATACTATTTCAGAGATGGATGCGTTGGTGGCTTACCTGCAAGTACTGGGTACCATGGTTGACTTTAGCAAGTTTGATGAAGGCCACTTCATTAAGTATCGCTAACCGATCTTCAATCTGAATGAGGTAGAGAATAATGTTTGATTGGCTGGAGTGGTTTACCCATATGGAGAACAGCAAGCCGTTTGCGTTGGTTGTGCTCTTTGTTGGCTTTGTCGGCGTTATTATTTATCTTTTTACGGGGAAAAAGCGGGGTGAGCGGTTGGAGTCGTACAAAAATATGCCATTTTTGGATGACGATGATGACTTGAGACCACCCCGCACCGATAAGGGTGAACAGAAATGAGTACAAACAATCAGAATGATCCGCAAACAACGGGTCATCAGTGGGACGTAGAGATGGATGGAAGTGGGGCTATCGAAGAATTTGATAACCCGATTCCAACGTGGTGGTTGTGGAGTTTTTACATCTCTTTTGTGATCTGCTTTGGTTACTGGATTTTGTATCCGGTGTGGCCAATGGGAAATACCTTTACCAAGGGTATTTCAACGATTGAATATACCGTTAACGGGAAACAAGAAAGTTCGCATTGGAATACCCGTGCGCTGTTTTTGAGTGATCTTCAGACCGGTGAAGAGTCTCTGAAAATGCAGAAGCATATGGATGAGCTTTCCAATGCCAGCTACGATGAGATTCTGGATGATCCCAAGAAATTGGCGTTTGTTCATGCCGCAGCCAAAGGGATTTTTGGGGATATTTGCGCCTCTTGCCACGGTCGTGGTGGGGTGGGTGTGATTGGCTTGTTCCCGAATCTGGCTGATGATGATTGGCTGTGGGGCGGTAAGATTGAAACCATTGAGGCGACCATTCGGCACGGTCGTGATGGTTTTATGCCTGCGTTTAATGAGACCTTTAGCTCCAAGCAGCTAGATCAAGTGGTGGAATATGTCTACTCACTTTCTCAAGCCGATGCGGATACGGCAAAAGCTGCGCAAGGCGAAGAGATCTTTAAGGGGCAAACTGGCGGCTGTCATTATTGTCATACCAAAGAAGCAACGGGTATGACGGCAATGGGTTCAGCCAATTTGACTGACAGTATCTGGACGATTGCCGATGTACCAGGGGCTGCGGACGGTGTGGCTAAACGTGCGGTGATTCGTGCGGTGATCAATGACGGTGTTACGCGCCAAATGCCGCCTTGGGCTGAGCGTTTGAGTGACAGCCAGATCAAACTGTTAGCCGTTTATGTGCATCAGTTGGGTGGTGGTCAATAGTCAGGACTCAGCTTGGCTGTAAGTGATATTGTTGTATAAATTGCCGTGTTGAAGCCTGTGCTTTTTCACGGCAATTTTGTTTTTAGTCAGAGGAAATAATCATGGGATCTCAAACAGGGCAGGTTGAGGTTGCAGCGCCAATTCATCCGCGCTCTATTAAGGGGCATTTTAGAAATTTAAAATTCGGAGCGCTTTTTATTGCGTTCGCAGTCTATTTTGCTTTGCCGTGGTTGCGCTGGATGCGCACGGTTGGCCCCGATCAAGCAGTCCTGTTTGATCTTGATGGACGGCGTTTTTATCTGTTTAATTTGATTGTTCACCCGCAAGATATGTTCTGGTTGGTGGGTATTTTAATGATCGCTGCGCTGTTGTTGTTTTTTGTTACCAGTGTCGCTGGGCGGGTGTTTTGTGGTTATTTTTGTGTGCAAACCCTTTGGACCGATACCTTCATGCGTATTGAACATTGGGTTCAGGGTGAACGTCCGGCGCGTCTGCGGTTGGATAAACAGCCGTGGAATGGGGAAAAAATAGCTAAAAAAGGTCTGACGCATCTTATTTGGTTGTTGATTGCCTTTGTTACGGGAATTACCTTTACTCTTTATTGGGGCAATGCCCCTGATATGGTGGTGCGTTTTTTTAGTACTCAGGCATCCTTTGCCATGTACGCCACCACCGCTTTTTTAACCATCATGACCTATTTGATGGCGGGTTTGACTCGTGAAAACGTCTGTTTCCATATGTGCCCTTATTCGCGTTTTCAGAGTGCGATGTTTGATTCTGATACCTTGATTGTTTCGTATGATTTTAATCGTGGTGAAGGTGAACAAGGTCGGGCTAAATTAGGGCGTGGTAAAAAAACCCAGCAAGAGCGCCATGAGCAACAATTGGGTGATTGCATTGATTGCGGTTACTGTGTGCAGGTCTGTCCGGTGGGTATTGATATTCGTGATGGTTCGCAGGCGGAGTGCATTCATTGTGCGCTTTGTGTGGATGCGTGTGATGCCATTATGGCCACCACCGGTTGGGACAAAGGTTTGATTCGTTATACCTCTGAGAATGATTTAGCGGGTAAAAAGACCCGTTTTTTCAAACCGAAGAGCATTATTTACGCCTTGGCTTTGCTGCTCTGTATTGGCCTACTGTCTTGGAGTGTTTCCAGTCAAGCATTGTTGGATTTGGCCATTCGTCAGATCCGCCAGCCGCTGTTTGTGACCTTGTCTGATGGGCGAATTCAGAACAGTTACGAGGTCAAGGTCAATAATAAAACGACACAGGAACAGCACTTTAAGCTGTTGGTCTTGGGGCTGGAAGGTGCCGAGTTGGATATGGGGCGGATGAAAGAGGTGGTTTTGGAGCCAGACAGCAGTTTGCGCTTTGTGGTGAGGATTCGGATGCCCCGAGGAAATACATCAGAAAATTTTCAATTTAAGCTGATCTCAACCGAGGGCGGCGAGTTACAAAACATAAGACCGGCGATGTTTTATCGGCCGAGTAAATAGGTGAGAACATGGTAGATGATTTGGTGGGCTCGCTGGCAACAGGTTTGTCAGCGATTGGGGTACTTTATTTTATTTTGTACCGTTTTACGGCACTGCGAGCGAGCCAAGTTTCTCTGCTGCTGATTTTATTGGTGTTTGCGACTTACATCCCTTACGCCATTTTCAACTGGCCTGAGGGGGATGTTTTTTCGATTCATCTGGCGCTGTTTGTCACTCTGCCTTACGGTTCAGGCATTATTGTCTCTTCGCGTGAGAAATACTTGGCGACCTTTGGTAAGGATCAAGAAAAGCAGTGGTTCCACTGGGGGCCGGCGTTGATCATTGCTTTTTTTGGTGGCGTGGTGGCGCTGAATGCGGTGTTTGTTACCTTAGCGCACCACGGTTTGGAGAGTGCGGTGGCCAAAGCGCTTCTGCCTGAATCGAAAGGCAATACGGTGACCTCTTTTTTCCCTGGTGTGGTGAGTCACGACTTCCATGAGAAAGAGTCGCAATTTAACGTCTATATGCAAGAGCATAAACAGCAAACAAAACAGGGCTGGCAGGTGAAAAAAGGCTGGTTATTTGAGCCGATGGCGGGTATCTCCAACAGTTTTCAGGTGGGCATCAGCGACAAAGACAATGTTGCTATTTCCGCAGCTGAAGTGATTGTGCGTTTTTATCGCCCTTCCGATCAGCGTTTGGATCAAAAATTCATCCTGCCCGAGACAGAAAAAGGCATCTATCGTGGTGCAATTAAATTGGATCATCAAGGTACGTGGCGGGTGGTGGTGCATATTAAGCAGGGTGATAAAGTACATGAAATTCGTGCCATGACCAGCCTGCAATCGGCTGACGATGCGTAAGCAGAATCTCATTTGAGCCACTCTGAGAGCGATTGTTTTCACTGTGGCTTGCCGGTTCCAGAAGGGCTGGAGTGTGGTGTAAAAATCATGGGCGAGACACGTTCTATGTGTTGCCCAGGTTGTGAGGCGGTGGCTAACGCCATTGTGGCCGGTGGCTTGGAGTCTTTTTATCTGCAACGAACTGAGAGTACGACTCCAACGGAGTTGATTCCCAGTGCGTTGCAGCAGACGGAAATTTACGATAACGCTCAATTACAGCAGTCGTTTGTCTCGGCTGAGGGTGAGATCAAAGAGGCCTCGCTGATTTTAGAGGGCATCGTCTGTGCGGCGTGTGTTTGGCTTAATGAGCGTCATGTGAGCGGCTTGTCTGGGGTGATTTCGTTTCAGATCAACTACTCCAACCATCGAGCGCGTTTGCGTTGGGATGACAGTCAAATTCATCTCAGTGATGTCCTGAATGCCATTGCCGCCATTGGTTATCAGGCGCACCCGTTTGATCCTGGGCGACAAGAGGCGTTGCAGAAAAAAGAGCGCTCGATTTTTTTACGGCGTTTGGCGCTGGCCGGTTTTTCCATGATGCAGGTGATGATGATCGCTGTCGGTCTTTATTCTGGCGATTATTACGGCATGGACGCTGAGCTGAAATATTTTCTGCGCTGGGTCAGTTTGGTGATGACGCTGCCGGTGGTGTTTTATTCGGCGCTGCCTTTTTTCACGGGTGCTTGGCGAGACCTGAAGCGGCGGCAGTTGGGGATGGATGTGCCGGTGGCGTTGGCCATTGGGGGTGCTTTTTTGGTCAGCCTCTGGAGCACGGTCAGCGGTGAGGGCGAGGTTTATTACGACTCGGTGGTGATGTTCACTTTCTTCTTGCTGGCGGGGCGTTTTTTGGAGATGTTGGCGCGTCACAAGGCGGGGCGCATTACGGAAGCGTTGGTGCGTTTGACTCCGGCGACGGCGGTACGCCTTGATGCTGCTGGTGTTGAAAGCCTCATTCCGGTGGTGGATTTGAGTGTTGATGATCGAGTGATCATCAAACCGGGTGAGGTGGTGCCTGCCGACGGTCGGGTGTTGGAGGGCATCAGCAGCGTCGATGAGTCGCTGCTCAGCGGTGAGAGTTTGCCTCGTGACCGTCGGGTGGGTGATCGACTCACCGGTGGCACGCTTAATATTGAAAGTCCGTTGTTGATGCAGGTAGAGAAGATCGGTGAAGAGACCATGCTCTCTTCTGTGATTCGGTTACTGGATCGAGCTCAGGCAGAAAAACCGCAGTTGGCACGTCTGGCGGATCGAGTGGCCGCTTGGTTTGTCAGTGTGCTGTTGTTGCTGGCTTCGATGGTGGCTTTTTGGTGGTGGCAACACGCGCCTGCGGATGCTTTTTGGGTCACCTTTTCAGTCTTGGTGGTCAGTTGCCCTTGCGCTTTGTCGTTGGCGACTCCGGCGGCGTTGACGGCGGCTACGGGAGGGTTAACGCAATTAGGCTTGCTGACCACCCGAGGTCATGCTTTGGAGACCTTGGCGCAGGCGACTCATATTGTCTTTGATAAGACCGGCACCTTGACCCGAGGCGAGTTGCAGTTGCACGAGGTGCGTTTGTTTGCCGAGCAGGATAAGACAGAGTGCTTGCAACTTGCAGCGGCTTTGGAAGCACGTTCAGAACATCCGTTGGCGAAAATTTTGTGTCATTCTGTTGAACATTCGTTGCAGGTGCAGCAGCTGCGTTCTGTGCCTGGTGAGGGCATTGAAGGTCTGATTGAAGGGCGGCGTTATCGTATTGGCCGAGCGAGTTTTGTTTTGCAGGGTTTGAAACACGACTTTTCCATGCCAGAAAACCTGTTGGGTACGCCGGTGTTGCTGGCAAACGAAGAGCGTCTGTTGGCGTTGTTTGTTTTGCAAGATCAACTGCGTCCTGAGGCGAAACAGAGCATTGAGCGTCTGCGTGAGTTGGGTCTGCAGGTCAGTTTGCTGTCGGGTGATGAGCCAAAATTGGTGCGTCAGGTGGCGGATGAACTGGGGGTGATGGAGGCGCACGGTGGTTTATTGCCGGAGGATAAATTGGCGCACATCCAAGCTTTGCAGCAGCAAGGGGCGGTGGTGGCGATGGTGGGTGATGGGGTTAATGATGCGCCGGTCTTG containing:
- a CDS encoding primosomal protein N', with the translated sequence MSVLRILRLAVPTPLSKLFDYYPPADVDIVNCHPGQRFQVSFGRSKKMAVLIQLAAESDLPANKIKVADKQLDIKPILSAELLRLARWTSRYYQHPIGEVVQLMLPLALRSGEALQSRGESVWSLSNTGKEADLKRAPKQQQIVTALQSQPLSAGELNQRMSSWRTPMKLLREKGLVLETELPCLTVSQNAGKEQAKKANAEQQVAIDVVAEKLGHFVPFLLEGITGSGKTEVYLQLIEPVLKQAQQVLLLLPEISLTPQIVSRFERRFAVPIAVMHSGLNEGQRLCAWQMSATGEAKIVIGTRSAVFAPLKNLGLIIVDEEHDGSFKQQEGCRYHARDLAVVRASQTEVPILLGSATPSLESLKNALSGHYRHLFLKQRAAAARSPRIRMLDLRAQKPQQGLAAGMLHEMEKHLDNQGQVLLFLNRRGFAPVLFCQACGWMADCPRCDAHTTVHHRSGRLRCHHCGYERPKPQRCGQCGEDQLVALGQGTERIEQVLLARFPNRHVVRIDRDSTRRKGELEQKLASVKKGEADILIGTQMLAKGHHFPNVTLVGLLDIDQGLFSADFRAQEQLAQLLVQVAGRAGRGEKAGEVLIQTHQPDHPLLLQLIKEGYAAVAKTLLAERQLVGFPPFARLAIVRAEAVAETQALDFLQQVVDELQTWPFEQVQLLGPVPAPMERRLGRYRAQLLIKADQHKTVQPLLAALRPWLEANRLGRKVRWSLDIDPLDLL
- a CDS encoding di-heme-cytochrome C peroxidase: MSWLKLSLKVVLSVAVMLSVFLFLNSEIRERYAFWDDDPERGALAMGEDVFEESFSTPTYLPQGWDASQSLWFYSATQGSDMIPYDFFMALEQHDSPRWFRDAANMNRYRYLPQKKSFSNPDALPVGFVKDVYQGREYLGFTCAACHTAQINYQGEAIRIDGGPSMANMNQFMLDLAQSLQVTAQNEVKKARFVRQVLARNGVTRTISGGVITAQRQRWKRICSLTSRGSTVTTPLTTPVRPNTVTLA
- a CDS encoding di-heme-cytochrome C peroxidase translates to MEADLLTYISRINSYNTINHPGSTQYGYARLDAFGRIYNRVLEHVLMRKDITFALQQVLDDEQVKAVLGELDAGLVQNGEFDHLLAKLDVLLQAKKIRRADIVKLRDLLFIKANAPVSYPFLWDIAQSDYVQWNGIGDNGTLGPLGRNSGEVVGVFGTLDWQKKPGFSISSLILGDGKDRSHIRYRSSLDKRNLRLIESQLAQLQSPQWPEKILGKIDQQRAVRGSELYDEYCLSCHARIDRADPDRRVIANFTKLETIGTDPQMASNAATYTGRSGIVGGLTQSTPVGKLYLQDEAAVVSILTLATTGVVATPDPDLWAPTRFAEWAYTLITALLSNNVESTIKRGDYNPDTTVEPFASLKAYKGRPLNGIWATGPYLHNGSVPTLYDLLLPAKALDDWDEEIRPTRFSVVYREFDPRKVGFVNRPSADRALMFETDKKGNSNAGHEYGTDELDGEERLDLVEYLKTL
- a CDS encoding cytochrome P450, with the translated sequence MSTNYLQLYDQASEAEKYPLVKQWIDEEPLAFFKQLREERPILDTPEFTVLSRFDDVTEVLGMPKVFTVDLYKPKMADYLMAHDDDALHYREKSLMQSLLNRDDLPHIRQLVADIANEILDQADGKLELAYGYSRAVPAVMVQRYFGLRGSKREDLIRWSYWNQYDAFHNQPFNLNSAEKTQHITDEHDKVSAELGAYIAKLMVRRALFVNIEKVTNVILAPLLMVGRLLRHLTGRTKKGLQDDMVTRMLRMKFPKEYDFNIVRLGINAGGLLIGSIETTSQAVSQIVAYMYEHPDVLQQAQRAARAADPAAFDAIVWETLRYVPIGPFLFRKAASDYTVGRGTERETTIPKGKVVLAATLSAMFDPLIFERPDEFLPTRNWYHYFHFGFGSHECLGKYIGMVMIPEMVRQLLRREEVRPSAEIDYQDGPFPENYPFIWRK